The DNA sequence GGCCATCTCGCGCCCGACGGCGCCGGGATCCTCACTCTCCCAGCCGTCAGAGAAGATCACGACCACCGCCCCGCGAGCCATCCCCCGCCGGCCGAAGCGGTTGTTGAACTCTGCCAGGGCACGACCGATCCGCGTGCCGCTCGACCAGTCGGAGGCGGTGACACCCGCTCGGCGCAGCGCGACTTCGGGGCTCGCGCCCCGGAGGACTGGTGTGAGCCGGGTGAGCCGGGTGGCGAACACGAAAGCCTCGGCGGACACGCCAACGGCGGCCTGCTGGAAGAAACGCAGGTAGGCGAGGGTGTACGGCTCCATCGAGCCGGAGATGTCGCACAACAGCACCAACCGGCGGCGACGGAGGCGGTTGTGGCAGCGGGCCAAGTCGACCGGGTCGCCGCCGGTGCGCTGGCTGCGGCGCAGGCTGCGGCGCAGGTCGATGTGGCGGCCGCCGTGCTTGGCTTCCTTGCGGCGCGTCTTGCGCAACGGGGTGCTCACGACGAGCGACGCGATGAGGCGACGCAGGGCGGCGAGCTCATCCACGTCCAGGGCGCCGAAGTCCTTGTGGGCGAGGGCCTCGTCGGCGCTGCTGATCGCCCGCAGGGCCTCGACTTCCCGATCGGTGTCGGTGTCGGTGCCGGCACCGCCACCCGGCCGCGGGGTGCCGCCCCGCATCGCCGACCCCGTTAGCCGCGGGGACTGACCGGACAGGACCGGCGGCCGGCTGGAATCGGGCTCAACGCCCTCCAGCTGCGGGTTGTTGCGGTCACCGCGGTCTTCGGCCGGATCGAGGAAACCGCCGAAGACCGCGTCGAAGACCCGATCGAACGCCCCGAGCTGCTCGCGCTCGGTCACGAAGGCCAAGCGGGCCGCCCAGTACAGGCTGGATCGGTCCACGGGCGGGAGCAGGCGCAGCGCCTCGAGGAAGCGCACCGTCCGCTCGGGCGTGACGGCCACACCGGCGCGGCGCAGCGCCTCGCCGAACCTGCCCGCGAAGTCGGCGAGCTCGAAGGTGGGCAGAGCGGTGTGCTCAGTCATCACTGGTGCCGACCAGCCACCCCAGGCCACGCTCGCGCACTAGCTCGTGGTCTTCACGGTACTTGAGCAGGACACCCAGGGTACGCTCCGCAGCGTTGACGTCGAGCCGGTCCACGCCGAGCAGGGTGAGCGCCGAGATCCAGTCGATGCTCTCAGCGATGCCGGGCGGCTTCTGGATCTCCAGCGTGCGGAGCCGTTGCACGGCCGCCGCCACGTCGCTCGCGAGCGACTCCGAGGTGCCGGGGACCCGGCGCCGCACGATCTCGATGAGCTGCTCCCTGGTGGGGTAGTCGATCCAGTGGTACAGGCACCGGCGCTTCAGGGCGTCGTGGAGGTCCCGGGTGCGGTTGGAGGTGAGCACGACGATCGGGGGCACCGTGGCGCGAATGGTGCCGATCTCGGGGATGGTCACGCTCGCCTCGGCCAGTACCTCGAGCAGGAACGCCTCGAAGTCCTCGTCTGCCCGGTCGACCTCGTCGATCAGCAGCACCGCGGGCATCGGGCCAGGGTGGGTGATCGCGGCGAGCACCGGGCGCCGGACCAGGAACTGGTCGGTGAACAAGTCGGACTCGGACAGCTCGACGTGCCGGGACTCTGCGAGGCGGATGCTCAGCAGCTGGCGAGGGTAGTTCCACTCGTACAGGGCCTCAGCGGCGTCCAGGCCGTCGTAGCACTGGAGACGGATCAGCGGGGTGTCGAGGACAGCCGCGATCGCCTTGGCCGCCTCGGTCTTGCCCACGCCGGCTTCGCCTTCAAGGAGCAGCGGTTGCGGGAGGCGCAGCGCGAGGTAGAGCGCGGTCAGCAATCCGGGGTCGGCCACGTAGTCGACGGCGTCAAGAGCGGCGCGCAGCCGCTCGATGTCGGGGACGGCTTGCTCGACAGCTGGAACCTGTCCACCGAACGTCGGCCGGTAGGCTCGCGGTCCTCCGGCGTCGGAAGAACCACCCTGCTGTGGTTCTTCGCGGAGGACGGTTGCGGTCTGGTCGATTCGCACGGTTCGCTCCTGGAGACATGGGTCATGTGGCGGTCTGACCGGGGTGCCGACGCCGGATGGCATTCCCGCCGCACCGTAGCAGCGCCGTCGTCAGTGCGCGCCGGCGCCCGTGTATCGGGCGGGGTCGGATTCGAATGCGGCGCGGCACCCTTCGCAGCAGAACCACCACCGCTTGCCCTCAAGATCGATGTGCGGCGTGCTGTCCACTGCGGCGACGGTCATGCCGCACACGGGGTCGACCGCGGTCGTCGGGGCGGGGGCGGTGTTTTCGGTCACCCCGGTGTGCCCGCCCGTTCGGGGCGGCTCAGACCGCACGGACGTGACGATCTCGGCCAAGATCGACAGGGCGACTTCCCCGGGCGTGCGCGCGCCGATCTCCAAACCGGCCGGGGTACGGATCCTCGCCCGCTGCTCCGGCGTCAGGTCCAAGCTGGCCAGCACCGCCTCACCGCGCTTGCGGCTCGCGACCAGCCCCACGTACGGCACTCCCGCGCGCACCGCGAGGGTGAGGAGGGGCTCTTCGTCGCGCCCGTGGGAGGCGACAACGACCGCGGCGACGCCGTCGAGGGACTCGGCCTTGACCTCGTGGGCGGCGACGGCCTGGATGTCGTACTCAAGGCCTGGACCCAGCGCCACCAGGTGGCGGCCGATGGGCGTGTCACCGAGAACGAGCACTTTCGGGGCGGGGAGCACCGGCTCGAGAAAGATC is a window from the Carbonactinospora thermoautotrophica genome containing:
- a CDS encoding vWA domain-containing protein, which translates into the protein MTEHTALPTFELADFAGRFGEALRRAGVAVTPERTVRFLEALRLLPPVDRSSLYWAARLAFVTEREQLGAFDRVFDAVFGGFLDPAEDRGDRNNPQLEGVEPDSSRPPVLSGQSPRLTGSAMRGGTPRPGGGAGTDTDTDREVEALRAISSADEALAHKDFGALDVDELAALRRLIASLVVSTPLRKTRRKEAKHGGRHIDLRRSLRRSQRTGGDPVDLARCHNRLRRRRLVLLCDISGSMEPYTLAYLRFFQQAAVGVSAEAFVFATRLTRLTPVLRGASPEVALRRAGVTASDWSSGTRIGRALAEFNNRFGRRGMARGAVVVIFSDGWESEDPGAVGREMARLARLAYRIVWVNPRKAAPGYAPLTGGMAAALPYCDAFVSGHSYAALAEVIEAIAEENGPGSRHAPEGRPHS
- a CDS encoding XdhC family protein, with amino-acid sequence MAELKARRAPFVKATVVRARRPTSAHPGDTALVLADGNMEGFVGGTCAEATVRRYGLETLQTGEPLLLRISPDKTGEPVVEEGAVEVGNPCLSGGELEIFLEPVLPAPKVLVLGDTPIGRHLVALGPGLEYDIQAVAAHEVKAESLDGVAAVVVASHGRDEEPLLTLAVRAGVPYVGLVASRKRGEAVLASLDLTPEQRARIRTPAGLEIGARTPGEVALSILAEIVTSVRSEPPRTGGHTGVTENTAPAPTTAVDPVCGMTVAAVDSTPHIDLEGKRWWFCCEGCRAAFESDPARYTGAGAH
- a CDS encoding AAA family ATPase: MRIDQTATVLREEPQQGGSSDAGGPRAYRPTFGGQVPAVEQAVPDIERLRAALDAVDYVADPGLLTALYLALRLPQPLLLEGEAGVGKTEAAKAIAAVLDTPLIRLQCYDGLDAAEALYEWNYPRQLLSIRLAESRHVELSESDLFTDQFLVRRPVLAAITHPGPMPAVLLIDEVDRADEDFEAFLLEVLAEASVTIPEIGTIRATVPPIVVLTSNRTRDLHDALKRRCLYHWIDYPTREQLIEIVRRRVPGTSESLASDVAAAVQRLRTLEIQKPPGIAESIDWISALTLLGVDRLDVNAAERTLGVLLKYREDHELVRERGLGWLVGTSDD